A window of the Anticarsia gemmatalis isolate Benzon Research Colony breed Stoneville strain chromosome W, ilAntGemm2 primary, whole genome shotgun sequence genome harbors these coding sequences:
- the LOC142985877 gene encoding uncharacterized protein LOC142985877, with protein MYPSAQSPCKSSNNAQETLEIAAGTSVLSRIPEFWRDQPRLWFTQFEAIVAPQKQGDDYKYYTVTAKLSKEEIIQVSDIITSPPATEKYKAIKERLIGCYEESDDRQLQKLLSEMELGDQKPSHLLRKMRVLSKEKIGDDTIKLLWVRLLPPSITTVLAVTENMDVNKMSEIADKILANSKLTEVSAVNQNKTNDDTMTCILAQKTSFTVKISRMGNQSSKDQITYNTDNCLNQNEADQLKSLVLEELRWTRNIAIGQIIVSLGIALLYGIMKTVDKRIR; from the exons ATGTACCCCTCAGCACAATCACCCTGCAAATCAAGCAACAACGCACAAGAAACCTTAGAAATAGCAGCCGGTACCTCCGTTTTATCCCGCATTCCGGAGTTTTGGAGGGACCAGCCCAGACTATGGTTTACGCAGTTTGAAGCAATAGTAGCACCGCAAAAACAAGGAGATGACTACAAATACTACACTGTGACAGCCAAGCTTtcaaaagaagaaataatacaGGTTAGCGATATCATCACCAGCCCACCGGCAACCGAAAAATACAAGGCCATCAAGGAACGTCTAATCGGTTGCTACGAAGAATCAGACGACCGTCAACTCCAGAAATTACTATCAGAAATGGAGCTCGGCGATCAAAAACCTTCACACCTTCTACGCAAAATGCGAGTGCTGAGTAAGGAAAAAATCGGCGACGACACCATCAAACTCCTATGGGTGAGGCTTTTACCTCCATCCATAACCACGGTCCTGGCTGTCACAGAAAATATGGACGTCAACAAAATGAGCGAAATCGCCGACAAAATATTAGCAAACTCAAAACTTACAGAAGTGTCAGCTgtgaatcaaaacaaaacaaatgacgACACAATGACGTGCATATTAGCGCA gaaaacatcattcACCGTCAAAATCTCGAGAATGGGCAACCAAAGTTCCAAGGACCAGATCACTTACAACACGGACAACTGCCTCAACCAAAACGAGGCAGACCAGCTCAAGAGCCTCGTCTTAGAAGAACTACGATGGACGAGGAACATCGCCATCGGACAAATCATAGTCTCCTTAGGAATTGCCCTCTTATACGGAATAATGAAGACGGTGGACAAAAGAATACGATAA